From Hypomesus transpacificus isolate Combined female chromosome 3, fHypTra1, whole genome shotgun sequence:
AAACCGTTATATTGGAATAAATCTAACAGGCCAGCTGCAAAGTTTTGACCTGTTCTCTACTGATGAAAGTTGATTGCTTGAGAACCACTTGACTTATTAAAAACAAATGGCCAGACAGGAAATGTTATAGTTGCCTTTTGAATCTGGCTTTCTGAGGCAGTCTTGACAGTTTCCAACTGAGGCTAGTAGAAACCAAACCACATAGAATGTCTTACAAATCTGAGATTTGGCATGTGAGATGGACAATAACGTTCAACAGCTAGCTAACCTCCGACCAGAACAAACATTCATTTGTAAGCAGACAGGGTTGGAAGAAGATGCGGTTTGAGACAAGTTCAAGCTTCTTCTCAAACACAACAATCCTGCCACCATCCATCCAAACATACAGACCCCTGGTCACAAACTATAAGCGTTGCCCTTAAACAGGACACAGGAAAGCTATTTGTAAACACTTGCATGCCAATGAGTTGTCTTTCCCGGCCGACAGGGCCGAGACCAACTCCCATTGTATATTAATAGGGCGGTTGAGTGTATAATTCATGGGGAAGGATTACTTTGGAGCGCTGGTCCCAGGCCTGCTCCTTGTCCTCACGCTCGTGCTCCCAGCACTGACACAGCCCGTACTAACAATACCGGACATGTGCAGGactgcctccctctccactGCCCACCCCAACGCCCATTATAATAATATATTCAAGGATTAAAGGGGTTTTATCTTGGAGTCCAATGAATTATGAATGGGAAATTTCAAAATTTAATTGCCCCGAATTAAATGATTCAAGATAATGTTTCTTTTATAAATTCGTAATAGGGCCAGGGGGCAAAGTAGGggaaaatacattaaataatactttttaccccccctcccaacaaaagagaaaggggaggaaaaGAATGGGGATGGTGACCTTGTGTCTGTGGAGGAGAACATGGGATCTGAAGGCCAGAAGGAAGAAAAGGGTCAGGAGTAGACAAAGAACAACACGGCACACGACTGAAGTGAGAAATTAGATGAACTTTAATCTCCGGCCCGTTCAATGTGGACAGATTTCTCTCAAGTTTGCTTATCCTCCAAATAGACTGTACTGTACAACCTCCTTCTTTACGCAGAAAACAACTCAAACTACTGCATCGtgggaagatggagaggagtcTGTTGACAGTGgtttatattttaattgtgtgtATTGTTAAATCTGTAAGGGTCTACAAAGTTAGTCAATATCATCTTGGAAAAGCAGCATATAGATTGGGTTACAAATGGGTGGAAAATgtaaacaattaaaaaacaaGTACCAAATCATATATTTTACATATGCTGCAAGTAATATTTGAAATGAAGTACTCAGATTAACACTTGCAGTGTATGCTGTAAACTGACATGCAGCTCATTCTAAAAGCTGGTGACAGATCCAGAAAAGTAGGACCTTACAGAAGCATTATTAAAATGTTAGGCCCGGGTTGAAGATAATTTCTATTTAATTCTGAAAATAGTTGCTCCTGTCATGGCAAAACATTTGTATAAACCAGATGACACAAATATACAAACTTAGGACTCCTCTACCAACACCACCACTACTAGAAAATGAAATGAGCACAGTACCAGTTGTTATTTATGTACTATACTGCATGTCTAGCTGGACACCAGGTTGCGACAAATGTTAACACAAGCCAATGCTGCAAATATAAAAGATAacagaaaaaactaaacaacaaaATGATCAGAAGCAGTCTAATATAGGATGAGCCCTGTTGAGATGAACCCATGGCTGTCCAACAGTCCAAATTGAAATGATTACAACGTGATTGTGTCAAATAAATGGATCAATTTACAGGTCATGCTTGGCTGAGGTTTGAATTTTGATCCCCTTTCTGACAGTATGGCTTTATCTTAGGCGAGCATAAGTGAGACCCTCATCGTTATGACGAGACATCCTTAGGTCATTACTGCAACTTGAGAGCTTAAGGTACATTCATAAAGTAATTAAGTTCAGACAGCTCAGTCACCCACAACGTATACAACCTCATTTGACTCAAATAATAGATTGTCACATTTCAAACTGCTCAAACTCAAAGGAATCTTGTCAAGTGCAGAGATCTGCCTTGTACACCAGATCTCTTCAGTTCTGTTGCAAACGCTATTAGAAGGAAACAGTAAGAGGAAAGTGAGATGGCAGCGGTCTCAACAGAGATGTCATAACCTGAATCTAGATGTGTATTCAGACAAATAACGATGTCTGGGTCAAACATTAAGAGGAAGCTATTGGAATATTAACTTgagcaaacaaaaacaaaatgtttttttttttggtctacCTGGAAGTAAGGGAGACATCCATTATTAGTAAAGACATCACAAAGGGGTTTTACAAATTGCAATTAACTTGATGTAAACCAGTGAAGcatttctaaaaaacaaaacaaagccacGTTTAATTAAAAATGACTTACTGTACTGCTCAAAAGACAGAGATACTCTGACAGACATATTCAACTGCCAGTTTCTGCTGCGGACACCTAACAATAGCCACATTGGATGAACAGACAGTGAAAGGTTCTGCCATTGGTTTTTATTTAAATTTGTTTCAGCTCCTTCTTTATTTCTGTGCGTCACTTaagaaagacaaaaataaataaacagtaaGGGGCCGTGGCTTGTCTTCCACAATAATAGAGATATATCTATTTACTATTCTCTTTGGGTTTGTCTCCAGTTCGTTGGGCACTTAGGCTGTTGACGTCTTTTATGTGAGAAACAGCCTTCTCATGATCCATTTGGACTTCCTGTTCTGGGATACCATCTTGCATTGAGTTAGCAGTATTGCTTATGTCCAACTTTGAAGTAGCACTTTTGCTAACCTCTTGAGTTGGGCTAGCTAATTTACAAGCCTCCTGCAGTGGGCTAGTGTCTCCATTAGCTTCCACAATCGGGCTTGCATCTTCACTGGCATCCACGGTCGGGCTAACATCCGTACCATTGATCAACTTGACATTTCCGTTGACTAAAGggacctccctctccccgtcgCCCCGCCCCAGGTCTTCCTCCTGGGAGAGGACCTCGGTCAGGCTCAGCTCCTGCTCAactgcctccacctcctcaaGCTTGCGCAAAATGATCGGTATCTTAGCATCCACGTCAGCATTCTCCAGCAGTGCGATGTCGCTCTCCTCGTAGCGGGGCAGCGGAGCGCCCTCTTCCAGCTGCTTCTGGAAGTGCAGGCGCTTGGCCCGTCCGCTGCCAGACGCCCGCTCCAGGATCAGCTTCTCAGCCAGGCGGAGCTGGATGGCGACgcgagagtggagggagaggtcgGGCTTCTCCAACTCACACCGGTCCTCCTGGATAGAGGGAAGTGGGTAGGGGACATACCATGAAAAACACCAGGGTGCGAGGGGCGGAgacagaggtgggggaggggggggacagggaaaTTAACAAGAAAAGAAGATACCACAGACGGTGTTAAAAATCTGTAGTTTCACTTAAATAAAGAAATGTCAGTGGATGAGATTGGAGAGGAGATGTGGTTGGAGAGGGTCTGCTCCAGACCTCTGAGGAGGTCTTGTATGTCTTAAGGAGCAGGGCAGCCCGGGTCTCCAGGAAGGTCCACAGCTTGATCTCGTTCTCCCAGCTCACTGGGAACTCTGTGTTGCCCAGGGTAAAGATCTTATTGATGGCGTGCTCTCCAAGAAGGTAGTCCTTCAGCTCCTCTGCAAGGAGAAAGAGACCAAACACAGAGGCATTCAAGGGAAAACATTTGGGGATATAAGCTTTAAGCTTGTGCGCAGGCTAAACATTTAAGAGTTCCCAGCAAtcagacaaagaaaataaataaaaatgaatttCAGTCAAAGTGAAAGACTCTTGTGAACAGTGTGTTTCATGGGGGCACCTGCTTGGCCAAACTCCAGCCGTCTGGGGGTTGGTTATTTACCATGACGACACCCTTCATGATAACTACTCACTCCTCTGTAGCAGCCAGAGCATAGCTTCATTAACAGGTAAGCAAGAGAGAGCCTCCAGGGTCAACAGCTTAAATCGTTAGCGGTTCCCTTTCCAGGCCTTTTAACCAAACCAGTTTGATCAGAGCCATTACATCATCGCACTTTGATGACACAAGCTGAAGATGAAAGGTTTGGAGCGCGCCAGCGGCTAGCGTGGTGCGCGGTGCGTCCTAGTGTCACATCTGTATAGGAACAAGACCCCTAATCCTACCCCTCCCAGCTTCCCCCTCCACTTCCAAAGGGGCTGGGGCCATTTTAAAAATTAACATGCAGCAAGGGTGTGAATAATATATGGTGGTGGGCCTGAGGAGGAGGCCTAGCCTAAGGAGGATGCGGCCTCGCTCAGGCGCGTTGGGGATTTATGACACCGCCCGTGTTTCTGCATACACGGCGATGAATATTTCAGGCCCCCGCGGATTGTTCCCTTCCACACATCTGGAGTCCTGCCTTGATCAATTAACCACCTAAGGGAACGGacagtacaccccccccccagctccttcacctccaccttctTCTACCCTTCGTTTCCGCTCGACTCCAGCTGGCGAGCCGGGGTGGGAAGCAGCCGCCTGGCGGAGGGGCGAGCGAGGAGCGAGCGAGGAGCGTGCTGGGAAGAGTGTGTGGAGCGTGGCGTGTGGAGGTTGTGTGACCGGGGTTTGTGACCGCGGCAAAGACGATCCACTGGGAAAGTCCTCGTGCCAAAgtttgaggttgtgtgtgtgtgtcttaccctcgGTCATGCAGAAGACCCTGAGGAAGGCCAGCAGCTGGGCAGAGATGGGGGGCTCGCTGCAGTGCAGGGCAAAGATGCTAGACCTAAAGGAACAGAAAGTTACAAATGCTATCATGAAAGTCACAAATGGTCGAAATTCTTCCAACAAAACCTTTCTCTTACATGCACAGTGGTGACTTGACACAGCAAATCCATACCCTCCTGATGTGTCAGAGGTGGGTGACTTGCAGTAATTCCCTCTCACCCAATTCACAAACATCAGCAGAAACGCAGGCATCATTCCAATAAACTCAATACAAGGGCTATTTCGCGTCACTCTATGAAGTTACAGGATTTAAGGCAGAAACTAAAGTAGGAGATAAAAAAAAGCCAAGGCAAAACAATAGCATCTTACCATTATGTCACAGACAAAGGCAATTTCAGGGGGCAATATTTTCCTGGATTTCAACAAATTGATCAATGTAACCATAGACATGGCTGACATTATTACATCTCACATGTATTAGAGGCCAGCTTCTACAGCGTAACTATTAAATTACCTCTGTGCCCATTGCTACAGCGAGACTGCATCCAAGCAAAGCAAATTACCTCTTTCTAACAAAGCCTACTCTGAGAGACTATGGCCTGGTTCAGAATGCCTTCATAATGCTGTGAGTCGAGCCCACACTGTAATATAggccagacacacagaaagaaaggGGAAAAGGAAGGAtgttggatggatggaggaacgTGGAACACTGGAAATTCCCTTTTTTCGACATTCAAAGAGGACCAACAAACAGCAGCTCAAAAGCAAGACAACCTCACTTTcatccttgttctctctctctgtgtctctgtttctctgtgtctctctctgtctctgtgtctctctctctcggtgtctctctctctctctgtgtctctctctctctctctctgtcaactgACAGTGTGCCACTTCCTTTGAAACCACACATCACTGTATCTGTCAGTTTAATAGAGCACCAACAGCAACAATGGGGATTCTTTCATTTAATTTCCACTGTTGAGATTTAACGTGTCATCAATAAGAGATTAAAAGGCGTCTGATTATAAATGCCATGGAGAGAGGGCTGCATAATATTAGGGTAATGATAAAATGATTAAGCTCGGCGGTGATGAAAGTGCCGGGGCGGACGTAAATGATGCATGGCCCTGTGTTGTTGTGGAGGAGCGAGGCTGGTGGTGGGTGCTCCTGGTGCCTGGGTCTGGGAGGAGGCTTACGCTGGGATGCCGGCGCGGGCCAGCACCTCGGCCTTCATGGCGTACAGACGCTCGCTCTTGCTCACGCCCAGCTTGATCTTGACCCGGTCGTGGGCGTTGTCCTCGAAGAAGAAGCCGTTGTGGATGACAAACTCGGCGTTGGAGCGGGTGCCGTAGAAGATGTAGATctgcgggcggggggggggggggggggggagggataggaGGTCAAacgagaaaagagaaaagtccTTCAAAGTGGGGGAACTGATCCTGAAAGGCTTCGTGGAGGTAG
This genomic window contains:
- the setd3 gene encoding actin-histidine N-methyltransferase — its product is MGKKSRVKTQKSGTGAAAVVSPKEMMSLISELLQKCSSAAPAPGKEWEEYVQIRALVEKIRKKQKGLSVMFEGTREEYFSELMAWAQESGASCDGFQIADFGDEGFGLRATRDIKAEELFLWIPRSMLMTVESAKNSVLGPLYSQDRILQAMGNVTLALHLLCERSEPASPWLPYIKTLPSEYDTPLYYEEEEVRHLLGTQAVQDVLSQYKNTARQYAYFYKVVQTHPTASKLPLKDAFTFDDYRWAVSSVMTRQNQIPTEDGVRVTLALIPLWDMCNHTNGLITTGYNLEDDRCECVALQDYKENDQIYIFYGTRSNAEFVIHNGFFFEDNAHDRVKIKLGVSKSERLYAMKAEVLARAGIPASSIFALHCSEPPISAQLLAFLRVFCMTEEELKDYLLGEHAINKIFTLGNTEFPVSWENEIKLWTFLETRAALLLKTYKTSSEEDRCELEKPDLSLHSRVAIQLRLAEKLILERASGSGRAKRLHFQKQLEEGAPLPRYEESDIALLENADVDAKIPIILRKLEEVEAVEQELSLTEVLSQEEDLGRGDGEREVPLVNGNVKLINGTDVSPTVDASEDASPIVEANGDTSPLQEACKLASPTQEVSKSATSKLDISNTANSMQDGIPEQEVQMDHEKAVSHIKDVNSLSAQRTGDKPKENSK